The stretch of DNA aaagtctaaaccttaCTTTTTTTTTGGGTATGTTTCTAATTATCCACTTTTGAGATGTCAAGAATCAGAACAAAATTAAACACGCTAACTGGATTCCAATTATTCACTTTATTAATTCAGTCATGATGGTTGTTATGAGCATGATTATTATGATTGAAAGGTTTAACGAAATGTGTGGATGCATGCTATTGCTAGCTATGATTACACTCATGAACTTGATGGGCCTACAAAAAAAAGTGTCTTGTAAACGAGTCTTTTTTTTCTCCCGTATTTTCGAATTCAACCGGTCAAAAATTAATCTGTTctgatattaaattttatttaaaaatttattattgatcAATAAATTACTGTATACACAAGACGAAATTAAAATTAGAGGTGTTCGCGATACGATTTGGTtcgattttaaaagaaaaaatcatcCGATCCGAACGTTTAATTTATGTGCGGTGCAGTTTGAATTGgatgaaatttttttggaaatccgatccgatccgattacATGCGGTTTGGATCGATTTGGATTTGcagttttttaaataaaaaaaattaaatacatataacaagtctcaacattaaattttaaataatcaacaataacataacaagttttaacaatatcttaaaaaaccaacgataacataacaataaaaatacaattataggtttgttaaaataaataaataaataatattttgaacataaaatatttatgaaataataataatacatgaataataaaaaaatgtataacaaattaaacatgttataagtataattgtaaatataatgataaaataataatattatagcacatTGTGCGGTTTAGATTGAATTGGATCGgttataaaaaatagatataaaatccGATCCAATAATCCAGCGGTTTGCAAAAAATAGAATCTAATCAAATCTAAATTAGTGCAATTTTAATCGGTTTTCgatttaaattgaattgaataaacggtttaatttaaatcaatttaaatttaaataccaCTAATTAAAATTTCTAATACTTATTTAAACGGACTAGTAATTTAATAACTAGACTAAcccaatttaatttcttgtaaatTGAGTTTGATCTATTCACTAACATGAATAATAATGTGAGTACTTATAATTAACATTAGTTTGTTGAATAgtactaattaataataagcTTTCTCATTATTGTGATCCATGCACTAACATCAATGTGATTATACCGATGAACACTACTTTATCAACAATCCCAACTAATACCATATAGGTTATATAGTTAAGAATCAAAATAAACTAATgtaaatattatgttatatgaGTTTGTGACACTCAGAGGTACTGTCCTATTCGGCcgctttatttttataatttatatattaaacaaTACCtaaattgtaatttattattttattttaaaatttaattctaataaactaataatataaaaaaattttacacgtatatttatttatatgtcattacatcaataaaataattagttttaatcattaatacgtgaataattatttaaaaaacgAATATATTTAAacgattatataaaataatttatattatattaatctattaaaattaaactctttatttTAACTCTAATTGtatgcaaaaaataatttttaattatatataattgataattaaaaactataattaaattattatttaataatttttaattattaattttatataaaatttagctGCAACTAAATTTTTACCTGATTGAAAACAGATTATATTGCATGCTAAGCACGTTCACGATGAGGTAAAAGCGgttatgcattttctttttgagtGAATATTTCATTCGATCTCTGACAATTATCTCAAAAGGATAATGaagttttcaagaaaaaaaacacTCAATCTGACTCctgataatttattttaagactGATTAGTCTCTgtgccaaaaaaaaatattgattttttttggtaCAAGAACTAATCCGTCCCATAAAAATAAAGTTCGGGGATTGGgttggtatttttttttgtcaatgatCTCATTTGTCTTTTAAGATAATTGTGAGggactattttaaattttttttttcttgttaagtGAGAAAATTATGTGGGTGATATGCATAGTGACAGTAAGGAGGGAAAGACCAAATTGAACATGAGAATGATATAAAATATAGGATggattgggaataaaatattttttataattgatttaatttaaaaattatttgaattgacaataaattattatattcagaattaattaagtaaaattagaattaatttaatttatataataatttgattttatatatattttttatttaaaataaagtattaaattggttttttatgtttaaatttaataGTATTTTGATATCTAAAGTTTAAAATATtccatttgaattaaaaaaaattatttaatttcaagtAGTCCTGCATCaacattaaataattaatgacaCCGGTTCCACCCAAATTTTAATGTCCTTCTCTGAAGAAGATGTATAAATTCGAGAGGCACAAAATCATCCGCAATAGACGTATCACCGCGAGTCATTAGCCTTAGTTTGAGCACATAGAAAACATATTAGAAAACTCGTTTTTTGCAGAAAAGTTCGCCCGTAGTAACGAGAACAAGACCATCATCACCTCTACCACAGGAAATTTTCATCGACAATCAAAGAGTTTGGTTATATAAGTTTTTCGTATTTAAAAACTGAGTTTTGTTAGTTATTTAACATTAAGTGTATGATAGGACTATATTaaagtcataaaaaaattttaaatttaaataaaacactttaaatcttaaaaattaaaataaaattaaatccaaacatataaaactaatttaatactttatcattttatttattataaatcttTCACCACCATTATTATCATCAGTAACTACCGGTAACGAAATTGAACCCCTTCCCTGGCCCCTTTTTCAATTCTAAACAATTTTCTTTAACATTAAtacttaaaagataaaaataatattttattatttaacacattaaattatttcaatttaaatcaaatttctcaaaataaaaagatttaaaacaaATGTTAAAGTAAATCAAAATTTACAAATCAATtcaatttctaaattttatccattccaaacaaaaaaattaatttcgaaATCAAATTAATTCCAATTCTTGTTGTATTCTAATACATTCTTAATTACTAAAgtacaaatatatataactaattCTCCTTTATGTAATGAACACTATCATCATGTGAATGCCATATATGTAGTAgtccttttctctttttaatgCTGCAAGATTCAAAAACAAGCAGGCCACACTTGCttcctttaatttaatttgcttTTGATAGATAAGAATTAACCTTTGACATGATGATGGTAAAATAACTACATCAATAGTGTTAGAAGACTagcatattttataatttataattattaattaattattattaatatttttaatgatataaaattatatataataatataaaattacatatattttttactcattcatctttttatttagtgctaataaaaaaatgttggcAATTGTTTTACAATTACAAGATGTGCATGGGATTTAAAAGGATAAAatacaagaaattaatttttaattagataatattaattaatattttttattttttaagaaaattttagtttaagatttataatttagattttaaaataaaaaatttataattcggTGTCTAaacttcaaaataaataaaataattttaaaaaattaactaatattaacgGAAAGGAAAAGAACTAGATTCTTAACATTACTTATTTGAAAGTAGTTAAATTTGTTTTTGttcaaataacatttttatatatttataaattccatctatttttatttggtttaattattttgttggtctctatagtttcgtcaaatttttaattagatctctatatttttttttgggtctttatattatttttaattttgtaattaagttattttcatatcaaaaatattataattaacagaatatttctctcaaaaaatATGTAGttaaagatttaattaagtttttaattgtaaatatcttcaatttgcaaaaaaaatattcaattaattctaatattttttagactaaaaaaatctaattacaaaattaaaaatagtatagggatctaattaaaaaaatatataaaaatttaattaaaaatttagtaaaattagaaaaaccatcagaataattaaatatttttattttattgtatctaAATTTAAATGATAAACATATATCTACataaagaagaaaggaaaaaaaaacaattatcgACTAATGTGACCATAGGCAAATAAAGGACATTCTTCAACATTCCTTTCTTTATAAGCAAAGTTGCATAATTAGCACTATGCTAATGATTACAAGAATCGtgggaaaataaaaaagaaaaaagaaagcatGGAGAAATGGCAGTAGGCAAGCCATCAAAATCGGGaatattaagaattttttggtggaaaaaaagaaaaataaacgcTTTCTTTGAggaccaggttcaataattaaagactcttttaattttatcctttctTCGTAGTTTAGGATATATACAGTGTCGTAAGTTAATCAGTTAGATAAATTGTTAATActaccaaaataaaattgtttttattaaaaaatgagtttttacatatttaatattattgaaaactttagttttattattttttatttttataaaatacttctatttttgtaattttaacaAGTAGTACCTTAGAAAGCTGCAACATCTACTACACTTTAAATCAAATGGCATACATACactgttaaaaaattataaggtGTGAGTTTATACAATAATGTCCATATAGTACGATgcttatatattataatatacaGTACTATTTATAGAGATATATCATATATACGCATGTATACAATTGTTCGTATTATATTATACATGTTTCAATATTtacttgaaattgaaattgaattggaTTTGGATTTGAACATGAGATTTAAACTCTAAGTGAGGTAATTTTTACTTGACCTGTGTATTTAGCGGCTGTTATCTGAATTGTTTACAAAAAGATGAAAGATAATACCTACAAAATACTTTAATGTCTAAGTCAGTAAAATCTATAATGCCTAAGTCAATATATTTATAGGTGATAAATCAATAATCATCGTTAGAATAATTTCACTATAGAATAATTGTATTTTTGACTTttcctatttttgaatttgatttatgttttaaGTCAGATATGAATAGTACACGAGTGAAATCCCAAAATGGTCCTTCAGATTGGGCCCGTGCACCAATGTTGCCCCTTAGTTTCTAAATGCTCTAAATGCACCCTCCAATTTGAGCTCCATGCGAAATCCTGGTCCTTCCACCCAATTTCGGCATGACTCAGCAGCGGAGCGCTGAGCTGGTAGTTCCACCCCCCTCCACGTATGCTTCATCACTCTCCACCATCACCATCGTTCCTCCTCTTCTCCCAATGGAGCCATGACCCTTTTCTCTTATTTCAATCCTCATTTTCCTTTCTCCCTTCTTCAAGCATTGTAGCCATTTCCATTGGCATAAGGCTGAACCACCACCGCGAGCCACCATAGTCTCCACCATCTGCGACCACCGCGTCCAACCTCCTCCCTCTATCCTCTCCTTCCCTGTCAGGTCCAGAAACGTCGAGCTTTTTTCCTGGCGAACCACTTCCGCCGGGCGCCGCCAATCTGCCATCTTCATCACCCTCTTCCACGCACCGAACCCTAGCCCTATCTCAGCTTCCAGCATCTCCATCGCCACCACCATCACCTCTGACTTTTACCCAGCACCGCCACATCTTCCTCTCCTATTTCCTCTTCTCAGCTAAAGAGTCGGGTACCTTCATCTTTGTTCCTCATCACCGAACTACTGCTACCGCAATAGCCACTGCAACCACTACTCTGCCGGTGCCCTCCCCTCATCTGCTTCTCCTTGTCATTTCCATCACCCATGATGACTAATCCTCCTCTCCTTCCCCACGTTTTGGTTTGCCTTCTTTCTCTGTCTGACCACCCCAACTTCCCCTATTAGTTTAGGTTTATTTAGAATTTAGTTTTAAGTTTCACCAGTTTTAGGCTTAGTTTAGTTTAATTATCTGTTTTAATTTTAGGTGGTTATAATAGGTTAATTTAGTTTGTTGGATTCTGATTGTTGCTGAAAGTGTATGAAAATATTCTCCAaacttgagaaagaagagaaaagaacagagaaagaagaaaagagaaagggtTGCGGCGGTGATTCTCAGGTAGTGATCTGAAGGCTGGTGAGAAGGAAAGGCCGCCATGCTTAAAGAagggagaaaggaaaggagaattagaagaagagagaagggtAGTGATTCTGTTGGGAGAAGAGGAGGAATGATGGTGATGGTGGAAGGTGATGAAATCCACGTGGAGGTGGTGGAACTGCTAGCTCAGCACTCCGGCTGCTGAGTCATGCCAGAATTGGGTGGATGGACCAGGATTTCGCACGGAGCTCAAATTAGAGGGCACATTTAGAGTATTTAAAAACTGAGGGACAACATTAGTGCACGAAAATAATTTGGAAGACCATTTTAGAGTTTCACTCAATAACACACATATACAATGTTAATCTATGAATACGATTTTCCGTCATTTTTTTTTGTCGCTTAGGTTAATTTTCGTCGAAAAAGATGTGGGTACTTTCGATGGGCCCAAATTCAGGCCATATTTTCTTACAACATAATGTTCTTACTAGTTTGTCTTGACTAGGAAATATTAGTGTGTTTTCACGgtaattttgaagaaaaagtaaaaaatatatataactatatatatttgCTCCCATTATGATGTTTTCGCATCCATAGTAAATTACagatgcttttttttttttcgaagtttatcttaaaaaaatattttatttagttaaacCTAATATACAGTAATGTTTATCTTGTTAAATCTGATTTagtattaaaactaaaaataaattaatcaactAAGAAAAAACTAACAAGTAGtgataatatattttcttaaactaactaattagttaattacCAAACTGaaacataatattttaaacatacataaaattattaataattttttgtcttCAAAAAATCATTTGATATAAGAAAGagtattatttatctatttattagttaatattatctattttaagTCTTAAATGATCTTGtttataactattatttttgttgaaaaggTTATTTTATgtcataaatattataataaatgaaTTTTCTAATTGAGTGGGAGGTAATCAATAGTTTAAAAATGAATCTtctcaatttaataaaatatgatctttaactcttcaatattttttttttatatttttttttagtccTACTTATAAAATTACCGATAAGAAATCATTCATTGTCCAATAGTTTAGTTTTTTCTGAAacttaaatataaatctaactttaaattataaaaatcagtGTATTAATAGGCTTAACATGTCTATTGATtagctcttttatttattaaatgtgttaaaaaaaataaaaatgcaataaTTAGAAATATAAGATAACAAATTGCTTATAATTTATCTAAGATTTTGAGTTTagattttagaaataaaaaaatattttttagaatttatatataataaaaaacatttaaaaaagtatatactaactttttttaatttttatatctttattatacaaaatataaatattaatatttaacaaaaaaattattttaagatattttcaactctactattaaaattttttagatctgTCATAATTGatagtgtattaaaattaaattctattttaaaatgcAATTTTTACTAAGTTTCCTGCACTAGCTTTGCGTTTTTCTTTTTGATGTTTGTATGCACCGATTAAATTATGGGTAATTTAGTTCTAATTGTGTGTCAATCATGCACGATTTGAAAACAACTTAATTGAGCTTGCTTTCATAAGTGGAATTAGCTGAATAATGCTACACATCCAGATCCAAGTCTTTTTGTTAACAAAGTTTAACTAAGTTGatctaaaataacaaaaatcagttatGACTAGTATTATTCAAAGTCTTATTGTTTACTTAGTTGGACTTGGTTCATAAAAAGACTTGGAGGTGTAACATTACTCCAACAGCCATATAGTAAGtgccaaaataaaaaatcgaaACAAGATTCATCTTAATACAAATCATAAGATAAACATTACAAGAGAAAGCTATTTGACAATATATTTATAACAAGAAAATCACAACAACTGACGCACTAGAATTGTGGCCAAATCAGTCCCCACTAGCACAACCCTTGCAACCACAATGAACACACTCTATAACCTTCTCCTCCCTGAGTTGTTTTGGTACTCTGCAAACACATGCAgtggcgaaattgtgatcacgcGTCTGCATGCATCTCAAGCAACATAATCGTTCATAACCAGGCTGCAGTTAAACAAATTAGGGAGATAAGAATGACAAATATAGATCTAAACTGAAAATGAAGTTATCCTGTTTTGATCAGGTGTGAGAAGtggcttttttttattaagccTTAACTAAAAGGATGGGAGATTTCGGAGCAAGTACAGCTTTCACCATAATACGACGAAAGCAAACCACATAAGCACTATTATTCATACCAGTCCTTAGAATATTATCTTCTGAGGACCTTTGGCTTCTATAGATTGTGCTTGCAAGTTGGACTTATGGTGGGAAAATTCATGATTTAAGGGAAGTGTTTAAAGAACATAAAGAAAAGCTTCACTTTACTCCTCAAGCACTTTCCTTCCCTCCCTTCCCCTCTAAATTGAAAATCCGAACACCGCTCCCCCCCTTCCCTTTTCTTCCCCCTTAGACTTAGTTCCAGTGTTGTCACCTCTTTCAGAAACCTTTACTTCAAGGTTTCATGTTCTCACTACTTTGCATAGTCTTATACTCTGTTAAAGAACATGCTTGAAAACATATTGCACAGagaaagcagagaaaaagagagtgAATTGAGAGAGTTTGAAGAGGGGTGAAATTGATTCAATAGAGGAAATGGAGAATATCAATTACAAGCAAGCCTTATATACTACTAGTAACTTAACAATTGAGTGCAACTAACTAACCTAACACCTCAACTGACTATCTTGACAGAATAGAACTGGCAGCAGTTCACTGGATCACACATTAAATAACTATGGCAATTTGCAACTTGTAGGCTTGTAGCTAAATGATAAATATCTCCTAACTGGACTTGCTGATATGATAACTACAATCTAATCCCACTAACAATTCGTCTCAATTAGGTATTATTAGAGTTGTTGATGCACTAACTTTACCTCTTAACTTGGCAGGGGTAAACAAGTCTAACAGTCCCAGCTTGCCATAGCAATTCAAAAAAGGGTGTGCGAGCTCAGCATGGATTCACACAATAACTATGGCAACTTGCAACTTGTAGCTAGATGATAATATCTCCTAACTAGACTTACTGATATGATAAACTATAATCTAATCCCACTAACATACTCTAAAACCATATGTTTTAAaggttttttttaataagtaaCTGTTGAATTCTCCTCCTCCACCCCCAAGTTTTACTTAACTCTTCTCGTTAGTGAAAATTCTATTTACAGTCATATAAAAGCGATTTTAaaccaagaaagaaaaaaaaagggaggtACCTTCTTCCATTTTGCAATAAGATTGCGGTCAGCATATCCTTGATCCAAGCAAAACTCATACAACTCGTTAGAAATTTCCTTCCTCTGATGGTAAAGGTCAAATATGTAGCGGCTCTTCTGGTATGCAATCTTGAATATAGGCCATAACGTCTCGCACTTTCTTTTGCCATCATGGGGGTCATTCTCAGCTGCAAGATCAATGGATTAAGAACTTTTCGGTTTCATATAAGTTCAGAGATAAGTAACATACTATCATCCATCAAGCAAGGAATGCATATGGCAACTTCAAACCTTCCCTCATCTTCGCTTGAAGTTCAGAGAGTGTAGGTTCAATGAGTTCCCAGCCCTCTGGGTACTTAACACGATTGGTCTTCACTTTTGGCATGTTTTGTTCCTGTCAACAAAGAACTAACATATCAGAGACTGAATCTTACATAAAATCTacctaaaatttttattggacataacttgcttgaattacATGTATAACATGacggtgaaaactcaggtgcagtcgattTCACGTAAATTTGATAGTTGAGAgctattagataaaaatttagtcaaatcactTAAATTATGTAACGACTCTCAGttattaacttcacgtgaagtcaactgcacctgaattttcacctaaCATGAAACATTATGAATGAATTATAAGTATATAGCAGCAATCCAACATCGTTCAACATTTTCATGATCAATTATGTTCTCAACTCCAGACCGATAAAATTTACCCCAAAAAAGAGGCATAAGTGTAGAATTGAAAATCGCACGACTGGGGAAATGAACGGGAAAAAAACAcgaggtagaagaagaagagcagaacTCACACGAAGGCAGACGGTTGAGGCggaagagaagaagaacgaaACGACGCAGGCGAGAATGAGAGCAGTGGAGCAGAACGCcgaaacaaaagaagaagcacGAGCACACAACACTGGAAGAATTGAGGGTTTCTCACTCTGATTTACAGTTCGTGAAGTAGCAGGTAAAGGAGGGTTTAAAATTAGGGAAGAAGGTTGTGCTAATTCATTGTAATGGTTAATACTTAATTGGTTTTCTTtcatatgaattttaaaatttttaattttaaataataaattggacatttagataaaatttataaaaaaatttgaggttAGATTTGATAATGTATAAATCGGAgaatgttaaaatattttttattataaaataaattggaggatccaatttatatatttaaagttttttaatgttaaaatataaatttgaaggtcatatttatatatttaaattaaaaaaatatgactcTTAGAtttatatgtttaaaaaaaattgaaagtcacaaattttcttaaatttatgatttttacatgaaaaaatacactaaatctcaatattattaaaaaatattattaaaaacacaacaccaaaattaaaagcaCTAAAATTTGGGAATCAAAGGttggattttttaaataaataatttttgagtAAATCTCTATAATGATCCAAATTTATGAGATTATCTAATTTGATCAtcgatattttaattttacttatcGTAGTTTTTCATATTTAGGTTCAGGCATTATAGTGGTCTCTAAACATATTTCCAGTAATAACTCATCGTTTCAGTACTAATGTGATGATACAACAGTTAATTTAACTGTCCAAATTGTAATTGGTATTCGATTTGGTCCGTCTATCTTTACTCAACTCTTATCCTCTTTGttccttttcaaattttttaaacaataagtTATGATGTTTCTTCCTCCTTAGCTTAGAGCAGGGGCGGAGCTAGAAAAAATATTGGAGGGggcaaaaaatatttacacaataaaataagactaaaataaaattttaagggggactaaactgaaatttatatataatttacatgtaaaaaattaaaattaggggggCCATTGCCCCCCTTTGCTTGTACCTAGCTCCGCCCCTGGCTTAGAGGTATTTATTCTTGTTTCGTATTGGTAATGAAACTGCATTTGCATGGGGTTTTGTTGCCAGGGatcaaatacaaaagaaaaacattatttttaacGATGAAGTTggagaaacagaaaagaagatgaagaaggaaaaagacGAGATTATTCCTGAATTTTGTGTGCATAACTATTATCATTCACACCCATGTTCTTGAACTTGCTGCCATTGTTGCTAATATTATTAACATCATCCATGGCCAATTAATCTCACTGCTTTCACTttttaaaaaagacaaaaaaaaaaaatatatcggaatcaaatcacaataaagcaaaaataaaaagaaagggtTAAGATTAGGGAGATTCAAATTTGGTGGAAAAATTTAGAAGTGTGGAGAGGTAAATTTGATCGAAATCAAAAATAGAATTGGATATTAAAGTTATAATTTTTGGAGATACTTGTATTCGGATTGAATTGGCAAACAAAATCTAGAGAATAGAGAGCGAGCTAGAATCAGAGACAGGAGAATAATATTAAAGAAGCACTAAAACTTACCGTCGAAAAGCTTTGGAAGAGAGTAAAGAGGGGATAGAGTTAAATAGTGATTGAGGGACCAaattggtataaattataatttgtccAGCTAAGCTAAAGTGTGGCACACTGTAGCCACGTCAACACTGAAATAGGCCAGTCATCACCGAAAATATGCTCAAGGACTACTATGGTGTCCGAGGGGGACAACTATAGTGAAATTAGAATCTTGAATACCAAATtgaataaattttgaatctcaGAGACTATTATACCTGAAATGAATTAGTTCGATACCTTTTACCTCCTCCACAACGAGTTCCAGAGCTATCACTTGATGTGAATAAGGTTGTCGACTTATCTGTCATCAGGTAACTCCCGATTAGCAGTATGATGTAACACCTTGTGTACTAACGGAGAGTATTCAAATCTTTCTGATTAGAATACGCTACAATTTGTCTCTAAGTTATGTGAGCTTGAAGGAAAACGAATCCTTTCTCTGCTCTGGCTGCGGAGGAGACCTATCACCGAGAAGGTCTTCTACCCAATCTCACGTTGGGTGTTGATACCACACGTCTAAAAGTCCCTTAAGCAACCGTCCGCTAGCTTTCCATCAGTGTGTATTCTTAAGTGGTACACCACATCTTGCAGGTGAAAGTGTGGATCTCCAGACGCTAATACTCCACAAATATAGAAATCAGGATATTGTCAAACACAAAGTCTCTGAATTGCACCGTGTAATCAAAATCAGCTtctctcaaataaaaaaaaatgacgTTTGGTGATACAAAGAAGTGACTAACTCGCCTAAAAAATAAGAGGCGAGACTTtcgttaaaataaaaataaaataattaatgacaTATATTATTGAGATTAcaagttttataattttttcacacAAACtcttttttacaatatttttttaaagaaataattcaAAGGTCTTAAATAATGCtaggaattttttttaaataaaatatttaaattatttgttaaaaaaattctaatgctcattaatagtaaaataaatttataaaaacaggtaccaataattataaaattaaactaggATCTAAACTAAATTTTGTTCCTATCACAAAAACTATCCTAACCAtacatattaaataaaatttattaaagaaataattcaaattttttaaaaatattagggatctttttaaataaaatatttaaattatttgttaaaagATCCTAATATtcattaaaagtaaaataaatttttaaaaattggtaccaatattacaaaattaaacTAGGATCTAA from Arachis duranensis cultivar V14167 chromosome 4, aradu.V14167.gnm2.J7QH, whole genome shotgun sequence encodes:
- the LOC107482413 gene encoding protein BUD31 homolog 2 isoform X1, which translates into the protein MPKVKTNRVKYPEGWELIEPTLSELQAKMREAENDPHDGKRKCETLWPIFKIAYQKSRYIFDLYHQRKEISNELYEFCLDQGYADRNLIAKWKKPGYERLCCLRCMQTRDHNFATACVCRVPKQLREEKVIECVHCGCKGCASGD
- the LOC107482413 gene encoding protein BUD31 homolog 2 isoform X2, with product MDDTENDPHDGKRKCETLWPIFKIAYQKSRYIFDLYHQRKEISNELYEFCLDQGYADRNLIAKWKKPGYERLCCLRCMQTRDHNFATACVCRVPKQLREEKVIECVHCGCKGCASGD